From one Humulus lupulus chromosome 8, drHumLupu1.1, whole genome shotgun sequence genomic stretch:
- the LOC133796488 gene encoding shikimate O-hydroxycinnamoyltransferase-like, whose product MEKLVIEVKEWTMVKPATETPQRILWNSNLDLVIPSIHTPSVYFYRPTGAANFFDAGVMKQTLSKALVPFYPMAGRLRRDDDGRIEIDCNADGVLFVEAESNFVIDDFGDFAPTPELRKLIPPVDYSGGIASYPLLVLQVTYFRCGGVSLGVGMQHHAADGFSGLHFVNTWSDMARGLDLTIPPFIDRTLLRARDPPKATFDHIEYKPPPAMKSKNPGPEITTHAVGMYKLTKEQVAMLKGKCKEDGNTVNYSSYEMLSGHVWRCVCKARGLPADQDTKLYIATDGRSRLQPPLPPGYFGNVIFTSTPLAVAGDLMSKPTWYAASRIHNALVRMDNEYLRSALDYLEVQPNLAALVRGAHTFKCPNLGITSWVRLPIHDADFGWGRPIFMGPGGIFCEGLAFTLPSPINDGSLSVAIGLQPEHLKAFEKLLYEI is encoded by the exons atggaaaAGCTTGTAATCGAGGTGAAGGAGTGGACGATGGTGAAACCGGCGACGGAGACGCCTCAGAGGATTCTATGGAACTCGAATTTGGACCTGGTGATTCCGAGCATTCATACGCCGAGCGTTTACTTTTACAGACCCACCGGCGCCGCCAATTTCTTTGACGCTGGTGTCATGAAACAAACCCTAAGCAAGGCTCTCGTCCCTTTCTATCCCATGGCTGGTCGATTGCGCCGCGACGATGATGGCCGTATCGAGATTGATTGTAATGCCGATGGTGTCCTATTCGTCGAGGCCGAGTCCAACTTCGTCATCGACGATTTTGGTGATTTCGCTCCCACGCCGGAGCTCCGGAAGCTCATTCCTCCCGTTGATTACTCCGGTGGCATTGCTTCATATCCTCTATTGGTGTTACAG GTTACGTACTTTAGATGTGGGGGTGTATCACTTGGTGTTGGTATGCAACACCATGCTGCAGATGGTTTTTCTGGTCTGCACTTTGTAAATACTTGGTCTGATATGGCTCGTGGTCTTGACCTTACCATTCCACCGTTTATAGATAGGACACTACTTCGTGCCCGTGATCCACCTAAAGCTACATTTGATCATATTGAATACAAACCCCCACCAGCCATGAAAAGCAAAAACCCAGGTCCAGAAATCACCACTCATGCAGTTGGTATGTACAAGTTGACCAAGGAACAAGTAGCCATGTTGAAAGGCAAGTGCAAGGAAGATGGGAACACAGTCAACTACAGCTCATACGAGATGTTATCAGGTCATGTTTGGAGATGCGTTTGCAAGGCTCGCGGACTACCTGCCGATCAAGATACCAAATTGTACATTGCTACTGATGGTAGGTCTAGGCTGCAACCACCACTCCCACCTGGCTACTTTGGCAATGTAATTTTCACATCCACACCACTTGCTGTGGCTGGTGATCTTATGTCAAAGCCCACTTGGTATGCTGCAAGCCGAATTCACAACGCCTTGGTAAGGATGGACAATGAGTATTTAAGGTCCGCGCTTGACTACTTAGAAGTTCAGCCTAATCTGGCAGCCCTTGTCCGGGGAGCTCATACTTTTAAGTGCCCAAATCTTGGAATAACTAGCTGGGTTAGATTGCCCATTCATGATGCTGATTTTGGCTGGGGTCGACCAATTTTCATGGGACCAGGTGGGATTTTTTGCGAGGGCTTAGCATTTACGTTACCTAGCCCAATTAACGATGGAAGCTTGTCAGTTGCAATTGGTCTTCAACCTGAACACTTGAAAGCATTTGAGAAGTTGTTATACGAGATATGA